A single genomic interval of Malania oleifera isolate guangnan ecotype guangnan chromosome 13, ASM2987363v1, whole genome shotgun sequence harbors:
- the LOC131145545 gene encoding cytochrome P450 736A117-like: MEAHNLHAAILNPFSLLFPMLLFFLLKWLVFTNRTSTKRLPPSPPKLPIMGNLHQLGQHPHRTLRALAQRHGPLMLLHFGWKPTLIVSSANAASEILKAHDTIFANRPYSSIPMRLFYNYKDVAAAPYGSYWRQMKSICITQLLSSTRVQSFRVIREEEMGLMMKKIKEYSHDIFDNRRLEPSCSQKQYNYSSDFVNLSELFTSLTSGVICRVAFGRKYEEGEGGGRFRKLLEDMGVIVGAFDVGDFIPWLGWVSYVNGLKWRVEKLFRKIDVFLDKILNDHMTSGNKDQIDFVDVLLEIQKSSTDGEHFIGRDNIKAMILDMFAAGADTTAIVLEWAMTELLRHPQVMKKAQKEIRVIAESKPHITEDDTKEMHYLKAVIKETLRLYPPLPLLLPRESTKDIQVQGYDVLAKTRVFINAWAIGRDPKSWEEAEEFRPERFLNNPIDFRGHDFQLIPLGAGRRGCPGGTFAIAIIELVLANLLHRFDWALPKKSSDEDFDLTECTGLNIRRKIPLIVSAKDHYL, from the exons ATGGAAGCACATAACCTCCATGCGGCTATCCTCAACCCCTTTTCCCTATTATTTCCCATGCTCCTCTTCTTTCTCCTCAAATGGCTCGTCTTCACCAACCGAACATCGACAAAAAGACTCCCACCCTCACCACCAAAGCTCCCAATTATGGGAAACCTCCACCAGCTCGGCCAACACCCACACCGTACTCTTCGAGCCTTGGCTCAACGTCACGGTCCACTCATGCTACTCCACTTTGGTTGGAAGCCAACTCTCATTGTCTCATCCGCCAATGCAGCCTCCGAGATTCTTAAAGCCCATGACACTATCTTTGCAAATCGACCTTACTCGAGTATCCCGATGAGACTCTTTTATAACTATAAGGATGTCGCCGCTGCCCCTTATGGGTCATATTGGCGGCAGATGAAGAGCATATGCATCACACAACTTTTAAGTTCGACTCGAGTGCAATCATTTAGAGTCATCAGGGAAGAAGAGATGGGTCTAATgatgaaaaaaattaaagaatattcTCATGATATATTTGACAATAGACGGTTGGAGCCTTCATGCTCTCAAAAGCAGTATAATTATTCCTCTGATTTTGTGAATTTAAGTGAACTTTTCACATCACTCACAAGTGGAGTGATTTGTAGGGTGGCTTTTGGGAGAAAGTACGAAGAAGGGGAGGGAGGGGGGAGGTTTAGGAAGCTATTAGAGGACATGGGAGTCATAGTGGGTGCTTTTGATGTGGGGGATTTCATTCCGTGGCTTGGGTGGGTGAGCTATGTGAATGGTTTGAAGTGGAGAGTGGAGAAATTGTTTAGAAAGATTGATGTTTTTCTCGATAAGATACTTAATGATCATATGACTAGTGGaaataaagatcaaatagatttTGTGGATGTTTTGCTTGAAATTCAAAAGAGTAGCACTGATGGTGAGCATTTCATAGGTCGAGATAACATAAAAGCTATGATCCTC GACATGTTTGCTGCTGGTGCTGATACTACTGCAATAGTTCTAGAATGGGCTATGACTGAGCTACTAAGGCACCCTCAAGTGATGAAAAAGGCACAAAAAGAAATTAGAGTGATTGCTGAAAGTAAACCACATATAACCGAAGATGATACAAAGGAAATGCATTATTTGAAAGCAGTTATCAAGGAGACCTTGAGGCTATATCCTCCACTCCCGCTACTTCTTCCTCGAGAGTCCACTAAGGATATTCAAGTACAAGGCTATGATGTTTTGGCCAAAACACGAGTATTTATCAATGCTTGGGCAATTGGGAGGGACCCTAAATCATGGGAAGAAGCTGAGGAATTTAGGCCAGAACGGTTCTTGAACAATCCTATAGATTTTAGAGGACATGATTTTCAACTAATTCCATTGGGAGCGGGAAGAAGGGGGTGCCCTGGAGGTACGTTTGCCATTGCCATTATTGAGCTCGTGTTAGCTAATCTTTTGCATAGGTTTGATTGGGCATTGCCTAAAAAATCAAGCGATGAGGATTTTGATTTAACCGAATGTACTGGATTAAACATTCGTCGAAAAATTCCCCTTATTGTTTCTGCTAAGGACCACTATTTGTAA